In Bosea vestrisii, the following are encoded in one genomic region:
- the urtD gene encoding urea ABC transporter ATP-binding protein UrtD, translating into MNAPTPGALTSSLLYLDGVSVSFDGFKAIRGLSLTIEPGEMRAIIGPNGAGKTTMMDIITGKTRPDEGTVMFGGSVDLTKLDEAAIANLGIGRKFQKPTVFDFHTIEDNILLALKSKRSVLKTLFWQTEEPQQKRIDDILGIIKLADKRERLAGSLSHGQKQWLEIGMLLAQDPKLLLVDEPAAGMTDGETAQTAVLLKEIARDHSVIVVEHDMGFIRELGVKVTVLHEGSVLAEGPLDQVSANERVVEVYLGR; encoded by the coding sequence ATGAACGCTCCCACCCCCGGCGCGCTGACCTCCTCGCTGCTCTATCTCGACGGCGTCAGCGTCTCCTTCGACGGCTTCAAGGCGATCCGCGGCCTGTCGCTCACCATCGAACCCGGCGAGATGCGCGCCATTATCGGCCCGAACGGTGCCGGCAAGACGACGATGATGGACATCATCACCGGCAAGACCCGGCCCGACGAGGGCACCGTGATGTTCGGCGGCTCGGTCGACCTGACCAAGCTCGACGAGGCAGCGATCGCCAATCTCGGCATCGGCCGCAAGTTCCAGAAGCCGACCGTGTTCGACTTCCACACGATCGAGGACAACATCCTCTTGGCGCTGAAATCGAAGCGCTCGGTGCTGAAGACGCTGTTCTGGCAGACGGAAGAGCCCCAGCAGAAGCGCATCGACGACATCCTCGGCATCATCAAGCTCGCCGACAAGCGCGAGCGGCTCGCCGGCTCGCTTTCGCACGGCCAGAAGCAGTGGCTTGAGATCGGCATGCTCCTGGCGCAGGACCCCAAGCTCCTCCTTGTCGACGAGCCGGCTGCCGGCATGACCGATGGCGAGACGGCGCAGACCGCGGTGCTGCTCAAGGAGATCGCCCGGGATCACTCCGTGATCGTGGTCGAGCACGACATGGGCTTCATCCGCGAGCTCGGTGTGAAGGTCACGGTACTCCACGAGGGCTCGGTCTTGGCCGAGGGACCCCTCGATCAGGTTAGTGCCAATGAGCGAGTCGTCGAAGTCTATCTGGGGCGCTAG
- the urtC gene encoding urea ABC transporter permease subunit UrtC: MITRFLLSNMDRRGFVFLVLIAAIGLLVPLANLLMPVGSPFHVSTATMSLWGKYLCYALLAISLDLVWGYCGILSLGHGAFFALGGYAMGMYLMRQIGSRGVYGNPVLPDFMVFLNWQELPWYWYGFSSFPFAMLMVLLVPGLLAFVFGWFAFRSRVTGVYLSIITQALTYALLLAFFRNDMGFGGNNGLTDFKDLLGFNVQAQGTRAALFAMTCVMLISGFLIARGIVSSKLGKVVIAIRDAESRTRFLGYRVDRFKLFVFTVSACMAGVAGALYVPQVGIINPSEFAPANSIETVIWVAVGGRGSLVGAALGAVVVNWAKTVFTSGFMAPYWLFALGALFVFVTLFMPKGILGTAQGWWESRKRPAPVPAAEPAPAE; encoded by the coding sequence ATGATCACTCGCTTCCTGCTCTCGAACATGGACAGGCGGGGCTTCGTCTTCCTTGTCCTCATCGCTGCTATCGGCCTGCTGGTGCCGCTGGCGAACCTGCTGATGCCGGTGGGCTCGCCCTTCCATGTCTCGACCGCGACCATGTCGCTCTGGGGCAAGTATCTCTGCTACGCGCTGCTGGCGATCTCGCTCGACCTGGTCTGGGGCTATTGCGGCATCCTCTCGCTCGGCCATGGCGCCTTCTTCGCGCTCGGCGGCTATGCGATGGGCATGTATCTGATGCGCCAAATCGGTTCGCGCGGCGTCTACGGCAATCCGGTGCTGCCCGACTTCATGGTCTTCCTGAACTGGCAGGAATTGCCCTGGTACTGGTACGGCTTCTCCTCCTTCCCCTTTGCCATGCTGATGGTGCTGCTGGTCCCCGGCCTGCTCGCCTTCGTCTTCGGCTGGTTCGCCTTCCGCAGCCGCGTCACCGGCGTCTATCTCTCGATCATCACCCAGGCGCTGACCTATGCGCTGCTGCTCGCCTTTTTCCGCAACGATATGGGCTTTGGCGGCAATAACGGCCTGACCGATTTCAAGGACCTGCTCGGCTTCAACGTGCAGGCGCAGGGCACGCGCGCCGCGCTGTTCGCAATGACCTGCGTGATGCTGATCTCCGGCTTCCTGATCGCCCGCGGCATCGTCTCGTCGAAGCTCGGCAAGGTGGTGATCGCGATCCGCGACGCCGAATCGCGCACGCGCTTCCTCGGCTACCGGGTCGATCGCTTCAAGCTCTTCGTCTTCACGGTTTCGGCCTGCATGGCGGGCGTTGCCGGCGCGCTCTACGTGCCGCAGGTCGGCATCATCAATCCCAGTGAATTCGCCCCGGCCAACTCGATCGAGACGGTGATCTGGGTCGCGGTCGGCGGGCGCGGCTCGCTGGTCGGCGCGGCACTTGGCGCCGTCGTGGTCAACTGGGCCAAGACGGTGTTCACCTCGGGCTTCATGGCGCCGTACTGGCTGTTCGCGCTCGGTGCGCTCTTCGTCTTCGTCACCCTGTTCATGCCCAAGGGCATTCTCGGCACCGCGCAGGGCTGGTGGGAGAGCCGCAAGCGGCCCGCACCCGTGCCCGCGGCCGAACCGGCTCCGGCGGAGTGA